The Methanomassiliicoccales archaeon region AACGATGTGCGCCCCCCTCAGATACTCTCTGATTTCGAGCTCATTCTCTCTCGCTGCTTGTTCACCCACCTCGGGTATCGCACCCGCACCGAGTCCCCTCGTTGCAGTTCTTCCTATGAGAATTTTCTTTGGTGCACGAATTGTCAACAGATGCTTTGCATCAGTATTGATTGCACAGAGCTGTGCTCCACTGATGCCAGCGTCGACGCATCGATTGATAGTATTCGACCCACCTCCACCGCAACCGATGATCTTGATACAGACATCCATTTGAGCCGCGATCTTACGCAGCTCTTCATCTATATCAGAAGATCCATCTACGGCCCCTTGACCAATCTGCTGGTCGCCATTTACAGTCTTAGATGCTGCTAAAGCATGCTTCACTAACGAATTCACCATGAGTGCATCCCTCATTTGACGATAAGTTGCAACTGGAATATAAATATTGCGTAAGACCAGCTTGATGACTACTTTTGCAAACGCCGTGTGGCCGTAAATGTCCCTCTATCCTGTTTTTGTCTAAACTCTCAGTACAATGTTAAATCCCATGAAGGAAAGAATATGGTTCTCAACCGATGATGTGCATAACAATTTCGGGCCACATAACTAGATGAATGCTCGGTTCCCCTTCAAGATGTCTATAATACTTCTGATAGATTTCCTCAGCTGATGTTGGCATATGGGCCGACGCCAACTTCAGGCAGACTATGCCTATGGTATATACCGTGAAGAGAGCAGATGGTTCTCTTTCTTCCACGCGTTTCTTACAACTCTCCTCAAAGAATTCAAGGAATTCATCCTCAAGAAATGATCGCAACATCTCTATGGCACCCATTTTGTTGCCAGAAACTGTTGCTGATGTAACGGAGTCGATTAACTCATGCAACCTTGAAATCACCCACACATCAGTACCTGCAAGTTCTGAAGGTTTCATCTCTGGCCTTTCCTTTATAGCGCTGCTGACAGTTCTCCCAATCTTCAGAAGTTCATTCCTTACCGTGGCCTCCTTCATTCTTTCCTCGATAATCTCTCTTGTCTCGTCGTAAGTTCTCGATCTACTTGCTCTCACTGCCTTTTTAAGAGGTTCTTCAATAGAGCTGCTGAAAACGCCCATCCGAGAGAGATCAGGTGCTAATCTGAGAATGTCAACAACGTAGGCCCGAAGCTGCTCGGCACTTCGATACCTATGTTTCACAAAATCAAGACATGCAGCGATGTCCTTGACAGCTTCAATCACTTCGCCATCAAGAAAGGTCGACTTTGAAACCCCCACAAGCGCTTCAATATCATCAACTGGTATTTCCCGATTCCTCGCCATTGCAATAAGTAACATCGTCTGCTCGTAAAATGACGCATATGTAATCGCGTGAAACCCGACATGCTCTCCGAGAAATGACAGAACTGCTCTCCGAACGTCTCTACTTGGATGAATGATATTATTTAAGACAGCGTCCATGCCGACGCGGGACTTGGCGATTTCTGACAAACAGTGCCTCACGCTCGACCGAACTCTCTGGTCAGGATTGTGATAGAACTTCAACAGAATTGCGACCATCTCATATGGATCCTTGGTCCCATGGCTTATAATTCGCTTTTCCATGCGCCTCCTCTCAGCCGCCAATGGAGACTTAAGGGATCGTACGAGGATTCTCTCAATTCTCATCCCTTCGCTCACTCGTTTATAAGGTGGCACGAATAGTCGACGGAGAGAAAAGCGCGCCATGTTGTCAGATTAGTAACATATATGAAAATACTAGAAACTTTCTAGGGTTTGGTTCGCACAGAACCGGGATGCATCATTATGTTTGCAACAATGAATGGGTCTTTTTCTCCCGCGCTTCAAAACACTCTTTTTTGACCCACCTGGGTTATTATGGATTTTGAAAATTGTATAGAAAAAGCTTTTATGGTGTCTCTTCGATTATACTCTTGGTAGGCGCTCGTGGAGAGTGTGGGTTAAGATGGGTGAATTATCACAGATACGCAGTGTTTTGGATGACATTAAGAATCTCGATCACGTATTGGACGTTTCTCTCATCTCAAGAGGTGGAATGTATATCACAGGCGATCCCCCAAGGGGCGTTCACCAGGAAACTTTTGCAGCGATGTCTGCGATTATTATTGGCGCAGCAGAAACGACCTCTGCGGAACTAAAAGATACATTGAACAAAGTTGTACTGCAGCTCGCTAATAGAAATCTGATCCTCACTGGTGCTGGCCCTCGATATTTACTAGTGGTCGCGACTGATGCGACAGCAGATGTGAACAAGATCGCAAACGATGCTAAGGAGAGAATTTCGAAAATTGAGTTGACTCTCTGACTACAATCTCTTCATACCCCTCGCGAGCCACTCGGAAATGCATTTTGCCCCGTAACTGAGAGAATCTGAAAACTTTCTCGACACGCCCCCAGCTTTCGTTCTCTTATTAAGAATTTCCTTGACGAGGTCATCGGCATTTTCACAGTGATCTGGAAAAATCGTATATCCTTTACCAATATGAGATAGCGAATGCGCATCGCTTCCACCAATCTCACCACAATTGACAATTTCAAGGAGCTTCTTCGCTTTGAGATTTGATCTAGATGACGACCGTGCATTAATCGTCTCGATCACGTCGAATTTCTTGCCAATAATCTCTTTTCTTCCAAGTCCGGACCACAACCGATAAGGATGGGGCGCGGCAGCGATCCCCCCGTGGTCATGAATCAAATCGATTGTCTCTTCGACACTTTTGCCGCGTGGAATGATCTCTTCGATGTTATAAGCAATCACATGTCCCCCATTGCTCGTAATCTCGATGCCTGGCAGGACAATAACATCGTCTTGCTTGATCGCGAGTGCACGCATTGTGCCTTCGAGAGAATTATGATCGACGATCGAAACAACACGAATGGAGAGAGACTTGCATTTTTCAAGGATCGCTTCGACTTTTAGATCGCAATCGCCAGAATAGGTCGAATGAACATGAAGGTCCGCCATCATCTAATTAATGCTCCGTTCTCAATCTCTCCGTCTACAGTGATCGGAATGCCATTATCTGTTAAAAGCGGTAAGCCGACAGAGGCGTCCTGGGAAGGCAGGAAGACCGCGATCTTGCTACCCTTCTTGAGCACTGCGTTCCTCACTTCGATCTTCACAGATCTACCGATATCTATCGTCCTCGAGTCGATGACTTCACCAACCAAGAGCCTCAATTTTTGAAAATCGGGGAACGACAAAACTCGATCAGACTGATTCATGCCCGAATTAACTGGTGTACCCACTGGAAC contains the following coding sequences:
- a CDS encoding roadblock/LC7 domain-containing protein, encoding MGELSQIRSVLDDIKNLDHVLDVSLISRGGMYITGDPPRGVHQETFAAMSAIIIGAAETTSAELKDTLNKVVLQLANRNLILTGAGPRYLLVVATDATADVNKIANDAKERISKIELTL
- a CDS encoding PHP-associated domain-containing protein, which encodes MMADLHVHSTYSGDCDLKVEAILEKCKSLSIRVVSIVDHNSLEGTMRALAIKQDDVIVLPGIEITSNGGHVIAYNIEEIIPRGKSVEETIDLIHDHGGIAAAPHPYRLWSGLGRKEIIGKKFDVIETINARSSSRSNLKAKKLLEIVNCGEIGGSDAHSLSHIGKGYTIFPDHCENADDLVKEILNKRTKAGGVSRKFSDSLSYGAKCISEWLARGMKRL
- a CDS encoding class I tRNA ligase family protein; this translates as MEKRIISHGTKDPYEMVAILLKFYHNPDQRVRSSVRHCLSEIAKSRVGMDAVLNNIIHPSRDVRRAVLSFLGEHVGFHAITYASFYEQTMLLIAMARNREIPVDDIEALVGVSKSTFLDGEVIEAVKDIAACLDFVKHRYRSAEQLRAYVVDILRLAPDLSRMGVFSSSIEEPLKKAVRASRSRTYDETREIIEERMKEATVRNELLKIGRTVSSAIKERPEMKPSELAGTDVWVISRLHELIDSVTSATVSGNKMGAIEMLRSFLEDEFLEFFEESCKKRVEEREPSALFTVYTIGIVCLKLASAHMPTSAEEIYQKYYRHLEGEPSIHLVMWPEIVMHIIG